CGATAACGTGCGGCAAAACGTATTCACCGAACGTGAAGCTGGCGCCGATGTTCAGCGACCCGCTCGCATCCTCTTTTAAGTCTTGAATGAGTCGATCCATTTGGCTGTATAGGCCCAGAATATCCTTGGCATGATGATACGCAACTTCGCCCGCTTTGTTCAACCGCACATATTTATTTGTTCGATCCAACAGTTTGACGTCGAGCCGCTGTTCGAGGTTTTGAATGTGCTGACTGATGGCGGGTTGACTCATGTGAAGTTTTTCTGCAGCCCGTGTAAAGTTCTGTTCTTCTGCCACAGTCACGAATGCCAACAGTTGTTGATCCATACTTGTTGCCTCCGTATCGATAATAAAACACGTAATAATCTTAATAATAATAATTGACTTATGATCACAATTGCAATTATGTATTTTACTTATTGTTTACAACGGAATATGATTTCTATGTAATCAACAACGGAGGTGAGCGTATGACGACTCAGAAATCGGCGTTACTGGTGCAAAACCAGTCGAATGTTATAACTAAGGATCGTATGCAAGGGGATCAAACAAAATCATCACGGTGGCTGTGGCTAGGCGGAATTGCATTTACATTTGTCATCGCCTTGCTAGGTTTGGGGCTATCCACGCTTCCCATTTTTGACCGTGTGGGACAGCTTGCATGTGCCATTCTCATCGCGGTCATGTATCGGCAAGTCGCTGGTTACCCAGAGGCGATTCGCCCGGGAATTCAGTTTTCGGCAAAGAAATTGCTGCGCTATGCCATTATTCTGTTCGGATTAAAACTGAATATCAATGTCATTTTGCATCAGGGATTATGGCTATTGGTGCGCGACACCGGAACGATTGTTTTCGCCATGGCAGCAACCGTACTGATCGCAAAATTGTTCAAAGCCGATCGTTCACTCTCTTTCTTGCTGGGCATCGGGACAGGGGTTTGCGGTGCAGCTGCGATTGCGGCAGTATCCCCCATTTTGCAAGCAAAGGAAGAAGACACGGCAATTGGAGCAGGGATTATTGCACTGATGGGGACTGTCTTTGCCATTTTGTATACGATCATCCGTCCGTTTGTCTCTCTTTCTGCAATCAACTACGGCATTTGGTCCGGAGTGAGCCTGCATGAAATCGCGCATGTCGCTTTAGCTGCCGCCCCTGCCGGCCAAAACGCTTTGGCAATTGCCCTGCTGGCGAAATTGGGACGCGTGTTCCTGCTTGTGCCATTGAGTTTCATCCTGATGGCTTGGATGAAGCACAAGGGCAAGACAGAACAGACCGATGCGAAAATTGAATTTCCATGGTTTCTGATCGGATTCATTTTGATGAGTCTGATCGGGAGCTATGTTATTGGAAAATCCATTATCTTGCCTGCCTCTGTGATGAATGATATAGCAAACGTGACGACATTTGTTCTAACGATGGCGATGGTTGGCTTGGGACTCAATGTGAGCTTCAAAGATTTGCGTACAAAAGCGCTTCGTCCCTTGATTGCCATGACAATCACATCGGTTCTTTTGTCCACGATTACATTTTTTACAGTTTGAGTCCATGTTTAAGAATCAGCACTTGAAAGAGGGAAAAGCAGATGAAGAACATGATGTTCGCAACAGACAGCATTATTAAAATCTGCAAGTGCAGTCAAACGGGTTATGGGACAACTCGCATAGACGGCTATCGGATAAATAACGATCCGGGGTTGCATTGTAGTATCATGCAACCCCGGATCGTCTGTATTCCGATCGGATGATTAGTGAACGGGGGCCATTTGCCGTACTTTGTCGTATGTTTGGCCCAAAGCTTGCATGTAAGTGGCTGTAGCTTCCTCGCCTGGATAGTAGCCGTTTTTTCGCATCCATCCGGCAACTTCGTACGCGTGATGTGAACACATCGTAAAAGCATCCTCAAGGAATGCGCGAAGCTGCGTGTTGTCCGCTTCGAACGCAGCAGCGGCATAGTTTTTTCCGTTATTTTTAAGTGTAAGAAGGTAAATGGTGGCGATCGCCCGATCGTCAAATTGGGTCGAATCAATATTCGGCATGCCTGTCTGCGCGGGTTTCGGAGTACCCGACATTTTTGCAGGCATTGCCGGCACATTGAGCTTTTCTGAAGAATTTCCTTGTTTCGCATAGTCGACCTTGATATTGTAGTCCTGAATATGCGCAGCGAATTGTTTCTGCAAAATCGATTTTAGTTCTTGACATTTGACTTGATGCACGAAAGCTCCCATACATGTCAGAATGTCATAACATCCCATTAACAAGTGATTTAACTCGTATGCCTCATGTGTTTGCAATGACATGGCGTTTGCCCCCCTGTGTTTATATATGTTCGGTACTGCACATATATAAAGTACCCTGAGCGCACAATGCTATGCGTATATTGTTTCCTGTCTTGTTCCCGTATGAAACCAATCATCCGCCTAAAGATCCGCGCAGACGAAATGTAGATTTTCAAATTAAAGTTCAAGGGATGTTGGCTTTTGCTTGTACACTTTTGAGATTATGAACAAATAGACGATGCCCAGGACGATCCACGAAAGACCCAGCTTGATTGCCAAGTGGTCCATTCCGTACATGACATATCCGATTACCACAAATCCAAGCATCGGGAATACAAGATGGCGCAGGTAGTCTTGTGATTTATTGCGAATGATATAATGATTCACGACTGATATATGCAGCAATAGGAATCCACTCAATGCGCCAAAGTTTACGATATTCGTCAACACGTCAATTTTGTTCGAAAAAGCAAGTCCCACGATCAGAGAGATTACCGCTACCAGGATCGTGCTTATATACGGCGTTTGAAATTTCGGATGAACTTTCGCCAGTACTGCCGGCAATTTTCGGTCACGCGCCATGGAAAACAGGATTCTCGAGATAGCGGCTTGTGCGGCCAGTGCATTGGCAATACCCCAGGAAAACGCCGTTGCGATTATTGTCAAATTCTTCAACCAAGCACCGCCGGCTTTTCCGGCAATATCATAAAACGCCGTGTCGAGGTTTGTTAATTTCAGTCCTTGCCCCAGGTCGCTGGCAACCCAAGTTTGGATGATAAAGAGAATTCCGACAACCAATAACGCCGTAACCGTTGCCCGGCCGATCACTTTACTGCCGCCTTTGACTTCTTCCGATAAAGTGGAAATCCCGTCGAATCCAAGGAAAGAAAGTACCGCGATGGAAACTGCGCCCATCACCAGCGATAAATGAAAGGAACTTGAATCATAGAGCGGCTTCATGGTGAAATGTCCGCTTCCCTGCCCGTGATAGAGTGCGTATACACCGACAAGGATAAAGATCAACAATACGATAAATTCCGCAATCAGGATATATTTGTTGGCTTTTGCGGTAAATTCGACACCCAACACATTGATCACCGTATTAATCGCGATGAAGGCTACCAACCACACCCAAATCGGAATCGATGGAATCAAGGCTGTCAATGCCGCCGCACTGACCAGGTACAACAGCGCGGGTACCAAAATATAGTCGAGCAGTATAGCCCAGCCTGCGATAAATCCGACTTTATCGTTGATGCCACGCTGGGCGTATGCATAGACGGATCCTGCAATCGGGAATGCTTCAGACATGCGCGCATAACTGAAAGCGGTAAAAATCATTCCTGTCATGCCAATCAGATATGCCAATGCGACCATTCCCTTGGAACCGTCCGCAACATAACCGTATACCCCAAAAGGTGCAATCGGAACCATAAAGATCATGCCGTAAATCAGCAAATCCCAAAACGTCAGCGCACGCTTCAACTCTTGTTTATAACCAAATTGTTCAATGGACACGATGCGTCACCTCCACGTATAATTGAATCTTCCCTAAGATAGACACCCAGGTTTTAAGAAGGAAACCCAAGTTGTTGCAGGACGGACAAAGGCATTTCAAAGCGGGCTGTCTTCAATGGATCCACAACCTGGCTCACTTGCAGATTTCCCCCGATACTTAACAAAGCAATCGCGTCATGCTTGGTCAATCGAAATTCCGAAACGAGAAAATCAACCATGTTTCGTGTAGCGGATGTGGCCGCATCATCCAGCAGTTTCTCCGATGCGATCGCGTATAGAGCAAACTCGGTTTTTGCCATCGGCAACTTCCATGTTTTACCTTTGAGCACATGAACGGTCACTGTTACTTCACCGGCAATCTCCACCCCGCACACGGCTACTTCGCCATCGCCCATCGCTGCATGCAGATCGCCTAGCGCCAGCAGGGCACCCGGTACATTCACAGGCAGGTACAGCGTGGTTCCTTGCTTGATAATTTTGCTGTCCATATTGCCGCCGTGTTTGCCGGGAGTCCCGCAAGAAACCGCTTCCTTTTCCGGTGCGGTTCCAATCACTCCAATCATCGGGTTCACCGGAATCGCGATCTGTTCGGAAAATTGAGCCTTGCCGTCACGAATCGGAATCATGCGAATCTGGTTTTCCGCCAAGTCGCCTCCGATAACGCCAAGCCCAGGCCCTGTAACCATCACACCTTGATCGCCAATCTGGATGGACTCAATTCTGACTTCCAACACATCGCCGGGTTCGGCATCCTCTACAAATACCGGACCGGTGGCAGGATTGATGCGATTCCAGTCCAACGAATGAAACGGTGTATCTGCATTCCCAATTTGATTTTCAAAACAATCGCACGTTTCAAAAACAACTGTCGCGCCGCTTGGAACCCTTAAAACCGGCTGATTGTCTTTTGACATGGCATAAACCAACTGATTGCTCGGCACTCGGTACATGTCGTTAATTCCTCCTAAAAAACATCAAAGTATTCGTTCATTTCCCAATCATTTCTTTTAATTTTTCTTCATAAGAAACTTCTAAGCCTAAAAAATATCAAAATACTCCTTCATTTCCCAATCTGTCACATGTGCAAGAAAACGATCATATTCGGCATAGCGAAGAGAAAGATAATCTTCGATAAAATCAGCTCCTAAAGAATCGCGAAGCCAGTTGTTTTTTTCAAGTTCCCGCAGTGCTTCAAGCAAACTGCTTGGCAAGTGCTCAAAATCCGAACCATAGGGATCGGTGTTTTGTATCGGAGCGGAAGGCTCTATTTTATGAAGGATGCCATCCAGACCGGCAGCAAGTACGGCAGCGAGTGCAATATACGGATTGGTATCAGCACCAGCCAAGCGGTTTTCGATCCGTGTCACTTCCCCTCTGCCGGACGGCACACGGATCATCGCGCCGCGGTGTTCATATCCCCAAGAAATCGTTGTAGGAGCAAACGAATGCGGTACCAACCTTTTATAACTGTTGATCGTAGGATTCGCCAATGCACATAGCGCCTTTGCATGCGTAAGCTGCCCACCAATAAACCAACGACAAATGTCAGATAGTCCATCCGCACTTGATGGATCATAAAACAGATTGTGACCGTCTTGATCGTAAAGCGAATGGTTCATATGTGCACCACTGCCACTTCTAGCAGACGCCGGCTTACTCATGAAAGTTGCTTTATAGCCCTGACCGTGCAAGATTTCCTTAATACTTGTACGATAATAAAATGCCATGTCGGAAATTTCGACACCCCAAAAAGGTGAATGTGTGACTTCGAATTGCCCCGATCCATATTCCGTATTCGCTACTTCTGGCCCTGCACCCATTTCTGTCAGGTGCATGAACAATGTAGTGATGATATTCTCTACTTCTGCCTGTTTTGTTTCAGAAAAGCAGTGAAGCCCCTTCCAAACGGGTTCGATTCTTGCCGCTTCTTGAACAAAGACATAAAATTCATACTCAAAGCTGCCACGCACCAAATATCCCAAATCTTGAAATGTATCCAAAACCTTTTTTAGTACATGCCTTGGTGACTGTTTTATAGGTGAACCATTAGAATCACAAAGATCGCCGATAACTCTTGCTACTCCTTGCTTATATGGCAAAATCGAAAATGTGCTGAGATCGGTCTGTATTTGCCAATTAGGAAATCCACCGGCAAATCCGGAACCCACGTTTTTGTGTATTTCAGCTGAAGTATCCATCGAAAAAAGTACAGATGGAAATGAGACAGTATCTTTAAAGGCAGTTTCTAAAAAATGTCGAACGGGAATATAACGGGCCCTTGAGATGTTAGATAGATCAGGTACAGTAACACGAATCGTATGAATCTGACGATCATGAATGACTTGTTGTATATGGTTGATCCAATCGTAATTCGTCAAAAAATCCCTCCAATAAAAATTTTCAGAAATAATAAATAAGTTTAAATAGACTCTATATTAGAAAAATACACACTCATTATTTTTCTGTCAATCAAACATTTTACTAAACGGTTTAAAAATGTACCGGTATCTGATAAAATTTCTTAAATGCACAATGAATACTGTTTTTATATCGGTATAAATATCAACCGATTTGAATCGAAAATAAACCATACGGAGTAGTGAGGTGTGGCGGATGAAATCATCCCATGTCTTTCAAAGTTCTGTCATGAAAAATCTGTATCAGAAAGCAAAACAAATTGCACAATTTTCTTCTGCGGTTGTACTTGAAGGAGAAAGCGGAGTTGGCAAAAAAACAGTTGCCGAATGGATCCATCAAAACAGCGGAAGAGCGAACTATCCTTTATTAACTGTAAATTGTCCTGCGTTATCTGAAAAAATGATTGATACGGAGCTTATGGGGAAAGAACGCGGAAAACAACCGAGCGTCATGGAACAGGCAGATAAAGGAACCGTAGTTCTTCATCGGATCGACGAATTGCCATATGAGTTTCAAGGAAAGATGCTCGATTTTATCATGGAATGCAGCAAACGCAAACAAGTCGGTAGTTGGACGAAAACGATCGACATCCGGATCATTGCTACAACAACCTTCGATTTAAAACAGATGGTGGAAGAAAAGCGATTTCGCGATGACCTGTATTATACTCTGCATTCAACCAAAGTACGCATCCCTCCGTTGCGGGAAAGAAGAGAGGATATAAGACCATTGCTTACATTTTATTTGAAACAAATTTGCAAAGATCTCAATCTGGTGAAGCGGTTCGAAAATGAGACTTTCTGCATTCTGATGAACCATTCCTATCCCGGTAATGTGCGGGAACTAAGAGGGTTGATTGAAGGATTATGTATCACAACGATAACTGAAGAAATTTGTCCGCAAGACTTACCGGAATATTTGCTGCTTTCCCAGGAAAAAGAAAACACCTCTCTCGAAGCTCAATTGCAAGTACTGGAGAAGCAAGTCATTTTACAAACATTAAAGAATGAAACAAGCATCCGCAAGGCAGCAAAGAAATTGCAAATCAGTCATGCAACACTCTTAAGGAAAATGCAGAAACTCGGGATACAATACTAGCCAACTCCCGCTGCGGGAGTTGGCTTTGTGCACTGATCCATTAAAATCCAAGCACCGGGTGTGGGACATATGGTTCTTCCATGAATAAAATTTCCTCAGGCGTCAACTTGATCGAAAGCGCAGCTACCGCATCATCCAGATGATGCGATTTGGTTGCTCCAATGATCGGCGCTGTAACCGGTTCCTTTTGCAGCACCCAGGCAAGCGCCGCTTGAGCACGTGGAACGCCCCGTTGCGCCGCAACCTCCGCCACCCGTTCGACTACTCTGCGATCCGCGTCAGCTGTAACCGCATAGAGTTTCTTCCCAAATTCATCCGTCTCGGAACGCGCACTCGTTTCCTCCCAGTCACGTGTCAGCCGTCCTCTTGCCAGTGGACTCCAAGGAATCACGCCGATTTTCTCTTCTTGGCAAAGTGGCAGCATCTCTCGCTCCTCTTCACGGTACAAGAGGTTCAAGTAATTCTGCATCGTAACGAATCGGGTCCATCCGTTTCTTTCAGCGATATGTAACGCTTTGAGAAATTGCCATGCGTACATGGTGGAAG
Above is a window of Fodinisporobacter ferrooxydans DNA encoding:
- a CDS encoding YeiH family protein, whose amino-acid sequence is MTTQKSALLVQNQSNVITKDRMQGDQTKSSRWLWLGGIAFTFVIALLGLGLSTLPIFDRVGQLACAILIAVMYRQVAGYPEAIRPGIQFSAKKLLRYAIILFGLKLNINVILHQGLWLLVRDTGTIVFAMAATVLIAKLFKADRSLSFLLGIGTGVCGAAAIAAVSPILQAKEEDTAIGAGIIALMGTVFAILYTIIRPFVSLSAINYGIWSGVSLHEIAHVALAAAPAGQNALAIALLAKLGRVFLLVPLSFILMAWMKHKGKTEQTDAKIEFPWFLIGFILMSLIGSYVIGKSIILPASVMNDIANVTTFVLTMAMVGLGLNVSFKDLRTKALRPLIAMTITSVLLSTITFFTV
- a CDS encoding spore coat protein; its protein translation is MSLQTHEAYELNHLLMGCYDILTCMGAFVHQVKCQELKSILQKQFAAHIQDYNIKVDYAKQGNSSEKLNVPAMPAKMSGTPKPAQTGMPNIDSTQFDDRAIATIYLLTLKNNGKNYAAAAFEADNTQLRAFLEDAFTMCSHHAYEVAGWMRKNGYYPGEEATATYMQALGQTYDKVRQMAPVH
- a CDS encoding APC family permease, producing MSIEQFGYKQELKRALTFWDLLIYGMIFMVPIAPFGVYGYVADGSKGMVALAYLIGMTGMIFTAFSYARMSEAFPIAGSVYAYAQRGINDKVGFIAGWAILLDYILVPALLYLVSAAALTALIPSIPIWVWLVAFIAINTVINVLGVEFTAKANKYILIAEFIVLLIFILVGVYALYHGQGSGHFTMKPLYDSSSFHLSLVMGAVSIAVLSFLGFDGISTLSEEVKGGSKVIGRATVTALLVVGILFIIQTWVASDLGQGLKLTNLDTAFYDIAGKAGGAWLKNLTIIATAFSWGIANALAAQAAISRILFSMARDRKLPAVLAKVHPKFQTPYISTILVAVISLIVGLAFSNKIDVLTNIVNFGALSGFLLLHISVVNHYIIRNKSQDYLRHLVFPMLGFVVIGYVMYGMDHLAIKLGLSWIVLGIVYLFIISKVYKQKPTSLEL
- a CDS encoding acetamidase/formamidase family protein codes for the protein MYRVPSNQLVYAMSKDNQPVLRVPSGATVVFETCDCFENQIGNADTPFHSLDWNRINPATGPVFVEDAEPGDVLEVRIESIQIGDQGVMVTGPGLGVIGGDLAENQIRMIPIRDGKAQFSEQIAIPVNPMIGVIGTAPEKEAVSCGTPGKHGGNMDSKIIKQGTTLYLPVNVPGALLALGDLHAAMGDGEVAVCGVEIAGEVTVTVHVLKGKTWKLPMAKTEFALYAIASEKLLDDAATSATRNMVDFLVSEFRLTKHDAIALLSIGGNLQVSQVVDPLKTARFEMPLSVLQQLGFPS
- a CDS encoding glutamine synthetase family protein yields the protein MTNYDWINHIQQVIHDRQIHTIRVTVPDLSNISRARYIPVRHFLETAFKDTVSFPSVLFSMDTSAEIHKNVGSGFAGGFPNWQIQTDLSTFSILPYKQGVARVIGDLCDSNGSPIKQSPRHVLKKVLDTFQDLGYLVRGSFEYEFYVFVQEAARIEPVWKGLHCFSETKQAEVENIITTLFMHLTEMGAGPEVANTEYGSGQFEVTHSPFWGVEISDMAFYYRTSIKEILHGQGYKATFMSKPASARSGSGAHMNHSLYDQDGHNLFYDPSSADGLSDICRWFIGGQLTHAKALCALANPTINSYKRLVPHSFAPTTISWGYEHRGAMIRVPSGRGEVTRIENRLAGADTNPYIALAAVLAAGLDGILHKIEPSAPIQNTDPYGSDFEHLPSSLLEALRELEKNNWLRDSLGADFIEDYLSLRYAEYDRFLAHVTDWEMKEYFDIF
- a CDS encoding sigma 54-interacting transcriptional regulator gives rise to the protein MKSSHVFQSSVMKNLYQKAKQIAQFSSAVVLEGESGVGKKTVAEWIHQNSGRANYPLLTVNCPALSEKMIDTELMGKERGKQPSVMEQADKGTVVLHRIDELPYEFQGKMLDFIMECSKRKQVGSWTKTIDIRIIATTTFDLKQMVEEKRFRDDLYYTLHSTKVRIPPLRERREDIRPLLTFYLKQICKDLNLVKRFENETFCILMNHSYPGNVRELRGLIEGLCITTITEEICPQDLPEYLLLSQEKENTSLEAQLQVLEKQVILQTLKNETSIRKAAKKLQISHATLLRKMQKLGIQY
- a CDS encoding aldo/keto reductase is translated as MDYVKLGNTGMDVSRLCLGCMSFGVPERGNHRWVLNEEQSRPTIKKALELGINFFDTANVYSDGTSEEIVGRALRDYAKRDEIVIATKVHGRMRPGPNGSGLSRKAIMCEIDNSLRRLGTDYVDLYQIHRWDCNTPIEETMEALHDVVKAGKARYIGASTMYAWQFLKALHIAERNGWTRFVTMQNYLNLLYREEEREMLPLCQEEKIGVIPWSPLARGRLTRDWEETSARSETDEFGKKLYAVTADADRRVVERVAEVAAQRGVPRAQAALAWVLQKEPVTAPIIGATKSHHLDDAVAALSIKLTPEEILFMEEPYVPHPVLGF